Proteins from one Sphingopyxis terrae subsp. terrae NBRC 15098 genomic window:
- a CDS encoding ArsR/SmtB family transcription factor, translating to MTGEALIDDDLVELLRVLAHPVRLKLIFAVRDQELAVGQIESATGIGQPLLSQQLGVLRNARIVETRREAKQIFYRLKPEALAPVRAFADQFGVSPAATTSTRDASASAAHFARILR from the coding sequence ATGACCGGTGAGGCGCTCATCGACGACGATCTGGTCGAACTGCTGCGCGTCCTGGCGCATCCGGTGCGGCTCAAGCTGATCTTCGCCGTGCGCGATCAGGAACTTGCTGTGGGGCAGATCGAAAGCGCGACCGGCATCGGCCAGCCGCTGCTCAGCCAGCAACTCGGCGTGCTGCGCAACGCGCGGATCGTCGAAACGCGGCGCGAGGCGAAGCAGATTTTCTACCGCCTGAAACCCGAAGCGCTCGCGCCCGTCCGCGCGTTCGCCGACCAGTTCGGCGTCAGTCCCGCCGCGACGACGAGCACCCGCGACGCCTCCGCCAGCGCCGCCCATTTCGCGAGAATCTTGCGCTAG